Proteins from a genomic interval of Desulfovibrio piger:
- the rpsQ gene encoding 30S ribosomal protein S17, with the protein MQALENRKGRTLTGIVVSDKNDKTIVVRVETLVKHPLLKKYVRRRKKFTAHDPMNECGMGDKVKIVEFRPMSRNKRWHLVSIIEKAV; encoded by the coding sequence ATGCAAGCTCTGGAAAATCGCAAGGGCAGAACCCTCACCGGTATCGTTGTCAGCGACAAGAACGACAAGACCATCGTCGTGCGCGTTGAAACGCTGGTGAAGCATCCTCTGCTCAAGAAGTATGTGAGGCGCCGCAAAAAGTTCACGGCTCATGATCCCATGAACGAATGCGGCATGGGCGATAAGGTTAAAATCGTGGAGTTCCGCCCCATGTCGCGCAACAAGCGCTGGCATCTGGTCTCCATCATCGAAAAGGCTGTGTAG